A stretch of Coccidioides posadasii str. Silveira chromosome 2, complete sequence DNA encodes these proteins:
- the CYC3 gene encoding holocytochrome c synthase (EggNog:ENOG410PHVD~COG:C,O~BUSCO:11397at33183), translating into MGWFWASPSGGHTPTAQTQVAPSNSRQSTCPVMHSTPDQNQSQSSCPVRASDSPFYVAPSSAKSDSPPSASYPEEQQSTLSKLNPLNYMFSNISQSRAPNQSVDLPVERELSSIPRADGAGGNWEYPSPQQMYNAMLRKGYTDTPQHAVEAMVAVHNFLNEGAWEEIVQWENTFSNGLKSGWDKCRRGSENLETELEKERVLGVSAEQPKLVRFMGRPQERTPKASILQLLGWVYPAKFGTPPPFDRHDWYVLRNTPWGPKEVRYVIDYYSGPPEPTGEPVFYLDIRPALDSPTAAVERLMKWGGDVWWRASGGSVRESH; encoded by the exons ATGGGATGGTTTTGGGCTTCACCTTCTGGTGGGCACACTCCCACCGCGCAGACCCAAGTTGCTCCATCAAATTCGCGCCAG TCCACATGCCCGGTAATGCATAGTACACCCGATCAGAACCAGTCCCAATCCTCATGTCCCGTTCGCGCATCTGACTCCCCCTTCTACGTCGCTCCGTCGTCCGCGAAATCCGATTCGCCTCCATCTGCCTCATATCCAGAAGAACAGCAATCAACCCTTTCAAAGTTAAATCCCTTGAATTACATGTTCTCGAATATCTCGCAATCCCGCGCGCCTAACCAGTCCGTTGACTTGCCCGTTGAGCGAGAGCTCTCTTCGATTCCTCGTGCTGATGGCGCAGGCGGGAACTGGGAGTATCCCTCCCCGCAACAGATGTATAACGCCATGCTGCGTAAGGGATACACAGACACACCGCAGCATGCGGTCGAAGCGATGGTTGCGGTGCATAATTTTTTGAATGAGGGTGCATGGGAAGAGATTGTGCAGTGGGAGAATACGTTTTCCAATGGGTTGAAGAGTGGGTGGGACAAATGTCGGCGTGGTTCGGAGAATTTGGAGACGGAGTTGGAGAAGGAGAGAGTCCTGGGGGTATCAGCTGAGCAACCGAAGTTGGTGAGGTTTATGGGACGGCCGCAGGAGAGGACGCCTAAGGCTTCGATCTTGCAGTTGTTGGGATGGGTGTATCCAGCGAAGTTTGG CACTCCTCCGCCATTCGATCGTCATGACTGGTACGTCTTGCGCAACACGCCGTGGGGACCGAAAGAGGTTCGCTACGTGATTGATTATTACTCTGGTCCACCTGAGCCAACTGGCGAGCCGGTGTTCTACCTCGATATCCGACCCGCTCTTGATTCACCTACCGCTGCTGTCGAGCGATTAATGAAATGGGGCGGCGATGTATGGTGGAGAGCTAGCGGAGGCTCCGTAAGAGAGTCACACTAA
- the UBC6 gene encoding Ubiquitin-conjugating enzyme E2 6 (EggNog:ENOG410PGC6~COG:O~TransMembrane:1 (i255-272o)~BUSCO:10887at33183), whose translation MANKAATRRLTREYQNIQKNPPPYITAHPSESNILEWHYILQGPPQTPYENGQYWGTLMFPPDYPFAPPAIRMHTPSGRFQPSSRLCLSISDFHPKSFNPAWEVSTILIGLLSFMTSEEMTTGSVSASDPERKLLAARSRWWNSTGGGSHSNAVPGVTSTIKGIANIKAGDGGKKFRAEWPELDEENWKWMKDNRIDVATGQILPDPNAAATSCAPETSALRRRPAGSTASIGAVMEGGQVARDVGQSWFRRHKVWVGVLMVLGYALLARLFDDIRV comes from the exons ATGGCAAACAAGGCGGCGACTAGGCGG TTGACGCGCGAATACCAAAACATTCAAAAGAACCCTCCGCCCTATATCACTGCTCATCCCTCAGAGTCAAACATCCTAGA ATGGCACTACATCCTTCAAGGTCCCCCGCAGACACCATATGAAAATGGCCAGTACTGGGGAACGTTGATGTTCCCACCAGACTATCCATTTGCACCGCCTGCCATCCGCATGCACACCCCGAGCGGTCGGTTCCAGCCCTCCTCTCGACTCTGTCTCAGCATCAGCGATTTCCACCCCAAGTCATTCAACCCAGCGTGGGAAGTTTCGACGATCTTGATAGGACTCTTGTCCTTCATGACCAGTGAGGAAATGACGACAGGAAGCGTCAGTGCATCTGATCCGGAACGCAAACTACTCGCTGCACGGTCACGATGGTGGAATTCAACGGGCGGGGGATCCCATTCTAATGCCGTTCCCGGCGTGACGTCGACCATCAAAGGCATCGCAAACATCAAAGCGGGAGACGGTGGGAAAAAGTTTCGGGCAGAATGGCCCGAGCTGGACGAGGAGAATTGGAAGTGGATGAAAGACAACCGTATTGACGTCGCCACCGGCCAGATCCTCCCTGATCCCAACGCCGCAGCCACGAGCTGCGCTCCAGAGACAAGTGCGCTGCGTCGTCGGCCCGCGGGGAGCACTGCAAGCATAGGGGCTGTCATGGAGGGAGGGCAAGTCGCCCGTGATGTCGGTCAAAGCTGGTTCCGTCGGCACAAGGTTTGGGTTGGAGTCCTGATGGTCCTAGGCTACGCCTTGTTAGCACGGCTGTTCGACGACATTCGTGTCTAA
- a CDS encoding uncharacterized protein (EggNog:ENOG410PMRX~TransMembrane:2 (i84-106o112-131i)~BUSCO:9032at33183), with amino-acid sequence MSEFRTPSETRRPRRHRVCYIPEQIDKTALTSPPTTRNNPVALMCRDVRTLTGVLPLLPNLFRPFSTGQNTDELSLKGRNSINLVVLVVVTVLESLAFTLMSLSYWVLPGLLSIPVAGLLLGLVWLLCAPLRGPDIVYSSLEGDNIINAARRKKECWVFVNGILQSHYGLKQNCDRLAAIFGRPIIGIHNATYGLVGDLLECIIQRSFSFNTYSIRFTYDQVKAFLVDPTVHGVVLIGHSQGGIILSMVLDLLFTDVPAENMAKLEVYTFGSAASHFNNPLRAINPCSGTARTGVIPYIEHYVNSEDLVPRWGVLYNVRTILENRFAGKIFIRMGATGHMLNQHYLDFMFPPLEAQHNNEELGFLDQVVEVDEATPDARDQFAHRVLNVPARACFAENGRCMSINEDMVSTVGTTFKTVREISRLWRYMEGNDPDDLGGCPCVN; translated from the exons ATGTCTGAGTTCCGGACACCATCAGAAACCCGCAGGCCGCGACGGCATCGCGTTTGTTACATTCCAGAACAGATCGACAAAACCGCTCTCACGAGTCCACCAACAACGCGAAACAACCCCGTCGCCTTGATGTGCCGAGATGTGCGGACCTTGACTGGCGTCTTACCACTTCTACCAAACCTTTTTCGGCCGTTTTCCACCGGCCAAAACACCGATGAGCTGAGTTTGAAAGGCCGAAATTCGATCAATCTCGTAGTTTTGGTAGTCGTGACCGTCTTGGAGTCCTTGGCCTTTACTCTGATGAGCCTGTCGTATTGGGTGCTTCCTGGATTGCTCAGTATTCCTGTAGCTGGGCTCCTCCTAGGGCTAGTCTGGCTGTTGTGTGCTCCGTTGCGTGGGCCGGATATTGTATATTCGAGCCTGGAGGGTGACAATATCATAAATGCAGCGAGACGGAAAAAAGAATGCTGGGTCTTTGTTAATGGAATTCTTCAATC TCATTACGGGCTCAAGCAGAACTGTGACCGCCTTGCAGCAATTTTTGGCCGTCCTATAATTGGCATACACAATGCCACGTACGGACTCGTTGGTGACCTGCTCGAATGCATTATCCAACGATCGTTTTCATTCAATACCTATAGCATCCGATTCACCTATGATCAGGTAAAGGCGTTCTTGGTCGATCCAACCGTTCACGGGGTTGTCCTCATCGGTCATTCTCAAGGAGGGATTATCTTATCCATGGTCCTCGACCTGCTGTTCACGGACGTTCCTGCAGAGAACATGGCAAAGCTGGAAGTATACACGTTTGGGTCGGCGGCATCTCATTTCAACAATCCTCTCCGTGCAATTAACCCTTGCTCTGGTACTGCTCGCACCGGGGTGATACCATATATCGAGCACTATGTCAATAGTGAAGACCTTGTTCCTAGATGGGGAGTTTTGTACAATGTTCGCACAATTTTGGAGAATAGATTTGCCGGCAAAATTTTCATCCGCATGGGTGCCACGGGTCATATGTTAAACCAGCATTACCTGGACTTCATGTTTCCTCCCCTTGAAGCTCAACATAACAACGAGGAGCTAGGGTTTTTAGACCAGGTCGTTGAGGTGGATGAAGCAACGCCAGACGCACGAGACCAGTTCGCCCACCGGGTATTGAATGTGCCTGCGAGGGCATGTTTTGCGGAGAACGGCCGTTGCATGTCAATTAATGAGGATATGGTTAGCACCGTGGGAACGACTTTCAAAACCGTTCGCGAAATTAGCAGGCTCTGGAGATATATGGAAGGGAACGACCCGGATGACTTGGGCGGTTGCCCATGCGTCAATTAA
- a CDS encoding uncharacterized protein (EggNog:ENOG410PI8A~COG:A) yields MLKLGEMQTAVRRLHRCPRRCPTPWRSMRSPDSIPATRSLAVSSARRSLRSGLIPVSKGHWSSKHLLNRKYSAVSKGVFNDDVTADMLREFHPAHDQRLKWAEASNGVETPIGFANVDDYPALKGIEADPVRIRELLESAVSAEFQMEFRALGPVDVMCLVTCSIPLLRTVIKVSGKGDSEANAKHVAFTYLVSELHNRRLLKAIFDHKASLADLKGIYDYAARFLCVPIFQFRMVRDSLQSDGYNFEVTISLEEQSLSVTTTANSFDEAVKRAIHDFNKKRAIFSVINSTKQTCSDSIAAWEVEGFIDFYEFSKSLRNCVRVKVDKQPISPEKSAYIASIYVRNELIPEPVIAFEDRQVRKIANLAAAITLIRQDPSLWDVYYRKYARRRKKLSMNRNVVEEMKFLSKNLNYSRRKMVDRVQNIEPSNLKGELRFGNVLHSDLEQRSHQLRDHLSWLEEQQSPHPRTLSRRLPVYRYKTDIIRMVDQNDYSFITGAFGSGKSTQVPQILFDHAIMQGTGALCNIFVSKDRLSTVKGNAGRVALERSQTLGSTVGYGDSFGPKLPTLAGSISYYTHEMLLDLLSDESNGIFETASHVIIDDVEKRTISTDLLLAYVKSKVSERANQGKPVPKLIVMGLDFDVELFASYFRVQPSREDFACPSVRIQTNDHPADKVYLNSILEQLRSVRGYHSLLAEPQTARYLSLENIEVARPLPYEEGLRMSEENSPINGEQDIIPGSLWEEGLRLNDDNSHISGEQESIPDSWWEEVLQTSKENLFINEGQEIMRDSWWEDGLQLSEDNSPVNGEQDIVPHLQEEVPPTPIGLVAAAIDHIAQTTETGAILALLPDQDDIERVNQLLVRMIENDTSNRGKYRIFKHSPDKSGGSSADDRTSRTIILSTGTAGFSLAESVCFVVDAGLMTEKLHHPRSSTTSQVRRWIYKSWLQDRVMLASHKENGKYYALFSKEREASLQPHSTPHIRRLEFDRACLHAKVLFPSSGSISDILSGLIEPPSREHIFEMTRKLQALNLIDQWDRLTPLGRIVSSLPLSPTAGKLVVLGVIFRCLEPLLISAAAVDLTSDKASIFDRRRAHTESAQGPFFQFIRDSVSDHIGVINAFKYTNEQWNKHGESKAQLACRSKFIRYPMFLKIWESVLRVEEMLFDAGIIPNPSRSNVIGGHALNMNSTSQSLIKSLLLRALLPNIAEREQRGIWNTATTSEIQALPGTALRNISLRVNGVAIFSSLLTSGRSGNVYLDTATLIPSMMACLFAENLKQNENMLYLYPWLQYSLPEDHPFDIRQSSSRVFSTCKSFLDEFINLAVKDLAAYKLRRAVCFYRGGLKGESRDVSPKRRRLLYRFPYMNDRVSKTFVSALHKVFDGSMGAVRGDTRVAPRWPSGDISKDPATNSETDCCIDF; encoded by the exons ATGCTAAAACTGGGCGAGATGCAAACGGCTGTG CGCCGCCTGCATCGTTGTCCTCGAAGATGTCCGACCCCATGGCGTTCGATGCGTTCTCCAGACTCTATTCCCGCCACACGTTCCCTCGCAGTGAGTTCGGCCAGACGCAGCTTGCGGTCGGGACTCATTCCGGTTTCAAAGGGACATTGGAGCTCCAAACATTTGTTGAACCGGAAGTATAGTGCTGTATCGAAAGGTGTATTTAATGATGATGTCACCGCGGACATGCTTCGCGAATTCCACCCGGCGCATGATCAACGCTTGAAATGGGCAGAGGCTTCCAACGGAGTGGAAACCCCCATTGGATTCGCAAATGTCGACGATTATCCTGCCCTAAAGGGTATCGAAGCTGACCCAGTTCGCATTCGTGAACTACTGGAATCGGCTGTCAGCGCGGAGTTCCAAATGGAATTTCGGGCGCTTGGGCCTGTTGATGTTATGTGCTTGGTTACGTGTTCCATACCGCTTCTTCGCACAGTGATCAAAGTTTCTGGAAAAGGGGACTCAGAG GCGAATGCAAAACATGTCGCATTTACATATTTAGTCTCAGAACTCCACAATCGTCGTCTTCTGAAAGCCATATTCGATCATAAGGCCAGCCTAGCTGACTTGAAAGGAATATACGATTATGCTGCCCGTTTCCTATGCGTTCCTATATTTCAATTTAGAATGGTGCGTGACTCTTTGCAAAGCGACGGCTACAACTTTGAAGTTACGATTTCGCTCGAGGAACAATCTTTAAGTgtcaccaccaccgccaacTCGTTTGATGAAGCAGTAAAACGGGCAATCCATGATTTCAACAAGAAAAGGGCAATTTTCTCTGTGATAAACAGCACGAAGCAAACTTGCAGTGATTCGATTGCTGCGTGGGAAGTTGAGGgctttattgacttctaCGAATTCTCCAAAAGCTTACGGAACTGCGTTCGTGTCAAAGTGGATAAGCAACCCATTAGTCCTGAGAAATCTGCGTACATTGCCTCAATATATGTTCGAAATGAGCTTATCCCTGAGCCTGTTATTGCTTTTGAGGACAGACAGGTCCGTAAAATTGCAAATTTAGCCGCGGCGATTACACTTATCCGTCAAGATCCGAGTCTTTGGGATGTGTATTACCGAAAATACGCAAGAAGACGAAAGAAGCTTTCAATGAATCGGAATGTTGTCGAGGAAATGAAGTTTCTGTCGAAGAATCTGAATTATTCCCGGCGCAAGATGGTTGACAGGGTACAAAATATTGAACCAAGTAATCTGAAAGGAGAACTCCGCTTTGGTAACGTTCTTCATTCCGATCTCGAGCAGAGGTCACACCAACTTAGGGATCACCTTTCTTGGCTGGAGGAACAACAAAGCCCTCATCCCCGTACTCTGTCGCGGAGGCTACCTGTTTATCGCTACAAAACAGATATCATTCGGATGGTAGACCAAAATGACTATAGCTTTATCACGGGCGCCTTTGGAAGCGGAAAGTCTACTCAGGTTCCGCAGATCCTTTTTGATCACGCTATAATGCAGGGAACAGGAGCTTTGTGTAATATCTTTGTCTCTAAGGATAGACTATCCACCGTGAAAGGAAATGCTGGGCGAGTTGCCTTGGAGCGTTCTCAAACACTGGGCAGCACAGTCGGATACGGTGACTCATTTGGCCCTAAGCTCCCAACGCTAGCTGGCAGCATCTCATACTACACGCATGAAATGCTTTTGGATCTGCTAAGCGATGAATCGAATGGAATTTTTGAGACTGCTTCTCATGTGATCATAGACGATGTTGAGAAGCGAACTATCTCAACCGATCTTCTACTAGCGTACGTGAAGTCGAAAGTCTCGGAGAGAGCAAATCAAGGAAAGCCAGTTCCTAAATTGATCGTTATGGGCTTGGATTTTGACGTTGAGTTATTCGCGAGTTATTTTCGGGTCCAACCATCTAGGGAGGACTTTGCTTGTCCGTCTGTCCGTATTCAAACCAATGATCATCCGGCCGATAAGGTTTACTTGAATAGCATACTGGAGCAGTTGCGTTCGGTTCGTGGCTATCATTCTTTATTAGCTGAGCCTCAGACCGCTCGATATCTGTCCCTTGAGAATATTGAAGTTGCGCGGCCATTACCATATGAAGAGGGCCTTCGGATGAGTGAAGAGAACTCACCTATTAATGGAGAACAAGATATTATACCTGGCTCTTTGTGGGAAGAGGGTCTCCGGCTAAATGATGACAATTCGCATATCAGTGGAGAACAGGAGAGTATACCAGACTCTTGGTGGGAGGAGGTTCTTCAGACGAGCAAGgaaaacctgtttatcaATGAAGGACAAGAGATCATGCGTGACTCTTGGTGGGAAGATGGTCTCCAACTAAGTGAGGACAATTCTCCTGTCAATGGAGAGCAAGATATTGTACCTCACCTTCAGGAAGAGGTTCCCCCAACCCCTATTGGATTGGTGGCAGCTGCTATTGACCACATCGCCCAAACTACAGAAACGGGTGCAATTCTAGCCCTTCTTCCGGATCAAGATGATATTGAACGTGTGAATCAGTTGCTGGTCAGGATGATAGAGAACGATACGAGCAATAGGGGTAAATACCGAATATTCAAGCATTCTCCCGACAAAAGTGGTGGATCCTCCGCAGATGATCGGACCAGTCGAACGATCATTCTTTCAACTGGCACGGCTGGTTTTTCCCTTGCCGAAAGTGTCTGTTTTGTAGTGGATGCCGGTCTCATGACGGAAAAATTGCATCATCCGAGGAGTTCAACCACGTCACAGGTCCGCCGCTGGATCTATAAATCTTGGCTACAAGACCGAGTGATGCTTGCAAGCCACAAAGAAAATGGGAAATACTATGCCCTGTTCAGCAAGGAGAGAGAAGCATCGTTACAGCCGCATTCAACCCCTCATATCCGTCGCCTCGAGTTTGATCGGGCGTGTCTACATGCAAAAGTCCTCTTCCCTTCGAGTGGATCTATATCTGATATTCTATCGGGATTAATAGAGCCACCATCGCGAGAGCACATCTTTGAAATGACTCGTAAACTTCAGGCATTGAATCTCATTGACCAATGGGACAGGTTGACTCCATTAGGGCGAATTGTTTCATCGCTTCCACTATCGCCCACAGCGGGCAAACTAGTTGTTCTAGGTGTCATATTTCGCTGTCTTGAGCCCTTACTCATatctgctgctgctgtggATTTGACCTCCGATAAGGCGTCTATTTTCGACCGCCGACGTGCCCACACTGAATCGGCCCAAGGTCCATTTTTTCAATTCATCAGGGATAGCGTCAGTGACCACATTGGCGTCATCAATGCATTCAAGTACACCAATGAGCAATGGAATAAGCATGGCGAATCCAAGGCTCAACTTGCCTGCAGATCCAAATTCATTAGATACCCCATGTTTTTGAAGATATGGGAGTCCGTCCTCCGGGTGGAAGAGATGCTTTTCGATGCGGGAATTATCCCCAACCCTTCTCGAAGCAACGTGATTGGCGGACACGCATTGAATATGAATTCCACTTCGCAGTCTCTCATAAAAAGCCTTCTACTGCGTGCGTTGCTTCCAAACATCGCAGAGAGGGAGCAAAGGGGTATATGGAACACAGCAACAACAAGTGAAATACAAGCCCTGCCAGGAACGGCTCTTCGGAATATAAGCCTGAGGGTCAACGGCGTCGCCATATTCTCATCGCTCCTAACGTCGGGCCGGTCTGGAAATGTATATCTTGACACTGCAACGTTGATTCCATCAATGATGGCCTGTTTGTTTGCGGAAAACCTGAAACAGAATGAGAATATGTTGTACTTATACCCATGGCTGCAGTATAGCTTGCCCGAAGATCATCCGTTCGACATCAGGCAGAGTTCTAGTCGAGTATTTTCGACGTGCAAATCATTCTTGGACGAA TTTATCAACTTGGCTGTCAAGGACCTTGCGGCTTACAAGCTACGGAGAGCCGTCTGCTTCTATCGGGGTGGGTTGAAAGGTGAATCACGAGACGTGTCCCCGAAAAGGCGCAGACTCCTGTACCGGTTTCCTTATATGAATGATAGGGTGTCCAAGACTTTTGTCAGCGCCCTTCATAAGGTATTCGACGGAAGCATGGGCGCGGTGAGAGGAGACACACGGGTGGCGCCGCGTTGGCCATCGGGTGATATCTCGAAAGATCCTGCTACGAATTCGGAAACCGACTGCTGCATAGATTTTTGA
- a CDS encoding uncharacterized protein (EggNog:ENOG410PUHI~BUSCO:5895at33183), translating into MDQPARQGNSSASSRQAPCPKKPIPANDLPSFTFIDHDDNLASKRIKDANARKAIRSHVMRDVRRRERLAGLKRVSKRDKKVQASPDAKSPESGRQLLRPRSGAPLGVGSTIVIPTRSRKPPSWNPPIIGSLSDHVPSPFSEPGVSYFDPFWSLPGFDDIKPVVDRLMKHLALVMLPMTFPVEARHPKEAHTRIGLFVANAMAEPGPFFSNLCLAAAHKAILRTEIVDYSQMDNRVVPEADLYVMKAQALREMNKKLHNPETAADSAAFETVIFLISAAVTIGLFNEAQMHFEGVKKMVESRGGIGSPSFEATRTLGGVLLCDVKIACGLLRRPYYPITWDIQPMSPALASRIAPAKKSPLNRVTSRLQNSPYLSDTLKAVIAKIREMVLLENFNREDSIGLTSEELEFYRLRVHELEHELLDYPYRIFSKAGTKNDATIPPVENVARLACICYISTGCVVAPPNSGVGRAITTHVKAVLERCPPDRPTRLGDDVLDLLAWAAFLGAFQAGDQLERPWFLHRIRHIAMLRGWKDWNKVEDVLRGHIYVPHCHLGFWRRIWNDAMTISVVFEEDTEIKNE; encoded by the exons ATGGACCAGCCCGCCAGGCAAGGGAACAGCAGCGCGTCATCCCGTCAAGCTCCCT GTCCAAAAAAGCCAATCCCTGCTAACGACTTACCCTCCTTTACGTTTATCGATCACGATGACAACTTAGCTTCTAAACGCATCAAGGATGCGAACGCCAGAAAGGCGATTCGATCCCATGTAATGCGCGACGTACGCCGGCGAGAACGACTTGCCGGCTTAAAACGGGTTTCTAAAAGAGACAAAAAGGTTCAGGCAAGCCCCGATGCCAAATCTCCCGAATCCGGTAGACAGTTACTACGGCCCCGTTCGGGTGCACCCCTTGGTGTTGGGTCAACTATTGTAATACCCACAAGGTCAAGAAAACCTCCCTCATGGAATCCACCCATTATTGGCTCCCTGTCGGACCACGTTCCGAGCCCGTTCTCGGAACCGGGGGTATCGTACTTTGATCCCTTCTGGAGCCTACCCGGCTTTGATGACATCAAACCCGTTGTTGACAGGCTTATGAAGCATT TGGCGCTTGTAATGCTGCCGATGACGTTCCCGGTCGAGGCGAGACATCCTAAAGAAGCCCACACCAGGATAGGACTCTTTGTCGCGAATGCAATGGCTGAGCCTGGGCCATTTTTCTCGAATCTATGCCTGGCCGCGGCACACAAAGCCATTCTGCGTACGGAGATCGTTGATTATTCGCAGATGGACAACAGGGTTGTGCCTGAGGCAGATCTATATGTCATGAAGGCGCAGGCCCTTAGGGAAATGAACAAAAAGCTACACAATCCTGAGACCGCTGCAGATTCCGCGGCCTTCGAGACTGTcatatttttaatatctgCTGCT GTAACGATTGGATTGTTTAATGAGGCTCAAATGCATTTTGAGGGTGTGAAGAAGATGGTGGAATCCAGAGGAGGAATTGGGTCGCCGAGCTTCGAAGCAACTCGCACTCTCGGCGGTGTTTTGCT GTGCGACGTTAAAATTGCATGCGGACTGTTGCGTCGTCCATACTACCCGATAACGTGGGATATACAGCCAATGTCCCCTGCTCTTGCGTCCCGAATAGCTCCCGCTAAAAAGTCCCCTTTAAACCGGGTAACGTCTAGGTTACAGAACAGTCCCTACCTCAGCGATACGTTGAAGGCAGTAATTGCAAAAATACGTGAGATGGTGCTTCTTGAGAATTTTAACCGCGAAGACTCCATAGGCCTTACGAGTGAAGAGCTTGAGTTTTACCGCCTTCGTGTCCATGAACTAGAGCACGAGCTCCTGGATTATCCCTATCGGATATTCAGCAAGGCCGGCACCAAGAACGATGCCACCATACCCCCGGTAGAAAACGTTGCCCGCTTAGCTTGTATCTGCTACATTAGCACCGGTTGCGTAGTTGCACCGCCCAATTCCGGCGTTGGAAGAGCCATAACAACCCATGTAAAGGCGGTTCTTGAGAGGTGTCCACCGGACAGGCCGACTAGACTGGGTGATGATGTACTCGACCTCTTAGCTTGGGCTGCCTTCCTCGGTGCCTTTCAAGCAGGCGACCAGTTGGAGCGTCCGTGGTTTTTGCATAGAATTAGGCATATCGCGATGCTACGGGGCTGGAAGGACTGGAACAAAGTCGAGGATGTGCTTCGTGGGCATATTTATGTGCCTCATTGCCATTTGGGATTTTGGAGAAGGATATGGAACGATGCTATGACTATTTCGGTGGTTTTTGAAGAGGATACTGAAATCAAAAATGAATAG